In Sphingomonas sp. LT1P40, the following are encoded in one genomic region:
- a CDS encoding TonB-dependent receptor domain-containing protein → MNNTSPTYSRSIRHGLLLTGASIVTLLAATTAQAQDAAPIAQTPAEQAAQSAEVEQDVVVTGSRIRSPTLTSPSPIQVVTAQDIENKGAIDIQEVLQQNPAFGPPGASRTTSTFGTGPGRATVDLRGLGASRTLVLIDGRRTVAGSPGSSIVDLAMIPSSFVERVDVLTGGASAVYGSDAIAGVVNFIYKKNFEGFRASIQSGISERGDDDNYSANATFGRNFANGDGNMMVYVGWQREGAILNTAREFSAFDYTSLGTTQRVGTPSAANLVAAQNLFVPLYAPSNVGPGGVFSIAGAGNRIINPDGSVRAYDATRDGFNRAAFGAIASPVERLTFAVRTNYDVSDSVNVFFEGTYNRVDTKGYLEASPLRTDGALGAFNAPGNANGYFNIEHRVFGPGGVTTIVRNPFVSDAVYNAANDRTGDGLKDVSFLLRTTMFGDGTRAVTTQRDNFRIALGTDVDLGGGWNLDAYYSYGSTRSDTTMTGLANLYNVANAVQVVSDIYDVNRNGSTTDAICLDANARANGCVPFNPFGLNANGTSKISQEAINYVKASYQAHAFQDMHAAALNLSGTLFQLPGGPVQLAAGLEYREEASRDTFDPLTNQARNGYTQATDTVGSFSVKEAYAEVVVPLLTNQPFFHNLTLRGAARVSDYSTVGTFYAYNGGVEWSPVPDIRFRGVYAHAVRAPNIGELFEAPQQGIISITDPCQGVTLASTSATAVNCRAAPGVLTNIQANGSFTLTVPDQQGVGSLTASNPNIQEETATTYTAGVVINPVSIDALRGLTFTADYFNIKLKDAISRISQATVLNKCYVQGVDEFCQFVTRRSTANGAFSAGSVEQVVRALVNSGGSKTEGLDFTLSYTMETFGGRANFQTSWTHLLAKGNTPLAGDPYDNSMGELGTPKDAASASISWDNDTVGFTVSGEYIGKTYLDYENFQTRYVLADGSLPDKELFAIDSIIYTDAQVRFKVMDTMQFFVGVKNLFDVERPPLYTGVAGNVNGSFDPIGRRFYAGARLKF, encoded by the coding sequence ATGAACAACACATCACCAACTTATTCGCGCAGCATCCGTCACGGATTGTTGCTGACCGGGGCAAGCATCGTCACGCTGCTCGCCGCCACCACCGCACAGGCACAGGACGCCGCGCCGATCGCGCAGACGCCCGCCGAACAGGCCGCACAATCGGCAGAGGTCGAACAGGACGTGGTCGTCACCGGCAGCCGCATCCGCAGCCCGACCCTGACCTCGCCCTCGCCGATTCAGGTCGTCACGGCGCAGGATATCGAGAATAAGGGCGCAATCGACATTCAGGAGGTTCTCCAGCAGAACCCTGCCTTCGGTCCGCCCGGTGCCAGCCGCACGACCAGCACGTTCGGCACCGGTCCCGGTCGCGCGACGGTCGATCTGCGCGGCCTGGGTGCCTCGCGCACGCTCGTCCTCATCGACGGTCGCCGCACGGTCGCCGGGTCGCCGGGGTCGAGCATCGTCGATCTGGCGATGATCCCCTCGTCGTTCGTTGAGCGCGTCGATGTGCTGACCGGCGGTGCCTCCGCCGTCTATGGCTCGGACGCAATCGCCGGCGTGGTCAACTTCATCTACAAGAAGAATTTCGAAGGGTTCCGCGCCAGCATCCAGTCCGGCATTTCGGAGCGCGGCGACGACGATAACTACTCGGCCAACGCCACCTTCGGTCGCAACTTCGCGAACGGCGACGGCAACATGATGGTGTATGTCGGCTGGCAGCGCGAAGGCGCGATCCTCAACACGGCGCGCGAATTCTCGGCGTTTGACTATACCAGCCTCGGCACCACCCAGCGCGTCGGCACCCCCAGCGCCGCCAATCTGGTCGCCGCGCAGAATTTGTTCGTGCCGCTCTACGCGCCGTCGAACGTCGGACCCGGTGGCGTCTTCTCGATCGCCGGTGCGGGCAACCGCATCATCAATCCGGACGGCAGCGTGCGCGCCTATGATGCGACGCGTGACGGCTTCAACCGCGCGGCATTCGGCGCGATCGCCTCGCCGGTCGAGCGCCTGACCTTTGCGGTGCGCACCAACTATGACGTCTCCGACAGCGTCAATGTGTTCTTCGAAGGAACGTATAACCGCGTCGATACCAAGGGCTATCTGGAGGCCTCGCCACTGCGCACCGACGGCGCGCTGGGTGCGTTCAACGCGCCCGGCAACGCCAATGGCTATTTCAACATCGAACACCGCGTGTTCGGCCCCGGCGGTGTGACGACGATCGTGCGCAATCCGTTCGTGTCCGACGCGGTTTACAATGCCGCCAATGACCGCACCGGCGACGGGCTGAAGGACGTCAGCTTCCTGCTGCGCACGACGATGTTCGGGGACGGCACCCGCGCCGTCACCACACAGCGCGACAATTTCCGCATCGCGCTCGGCACCGATGTCGATCTCGGCGGCGGCTGGAACCTCGACGCTTATTACAGCTATGGCTCCACCCGTTCCGACACGACGATGACTGGCCTCGCCAACCTCTACAATGTCGCCAACGCGGTTCAGGTCGTGTCCGACATCTATGACGTCAACCGCAACGGCAGCACCACCGATGCGATCTGTCTCGATGCCAATGCCCGCGCCAATGGCTGCGTGCCGTTCAATCCGTTCGGCCTCAACGCCAACGGGACGAGCAAGATCTCGCAGGAAGCGATCAACTATGTGAAGGCCAGCTATCAGGCCCACGCCTTCCAGGACATGCATGCTGCCGCACTCAACCTCAGCGGCACCTTGTTCCAGCTTCCCGGTGGTCCGGTGCAGCTGGCGGCGGGCCTTGAATATCGTGAGGAAGCCAGCCGTGACACGTTCGATCCGCTGACCAACCAGGCGCGCAACGGCTATACTCAGGCGACCGACACGGTCGGTAGCTTCAGCGTCAAGGAGGCCTATGCTGAAGTCGTCGTACCGCTGCTGACCAATCAGCCATTCTTCCACAACCTCACGCTGCGCGGCGCGGCGCGTGTCTCCGACTATTCGACCGTCGGCACCTTCTATGCCTATAATGGCGGTGTCGAATGGTCGCCCGTGCCGGACATCCGCTTCCGCGGCGTCTACGCCCATGCCGTCCGTGCACCGAATATCGGCGAGCTGTTCGAGGCACCGCAGCAAGGGATCATCTCGATCACTGACCCGTGTCAGGGCGTCACGCTGGCCAGCACCAGCGCCACCGCCGTCAATTGCCGCGCAGCACCGGGTGTGCTCACCAACATCCAGGCGAACGGGTCGTTCACGCTGACCGTCCCGGATCAGCAGGGCGTCGGCAGCCTGACCGCGTCGAACCCGAACATTCAGGAGGAAACCGCCACGACCTACACCGCCGGTGTGGTGATCAACCCGGTGTCGATCGACGCGCTGCGCGGCCTGACCTTCACCGCCGACTATTTCAACATCAAGCTGAAGGATGCGATCAGCCGCATCAGCCAGGCGACGGTGCTGAACAAATGCTACGTCCAGGGCGTCGACGAATTCTGTCAGTTCGTCACCCGTCGCTCGACCGCCAACGGTGCGTTCAGCGCCGGTTCGGTGGAACAGGTCGTCCGCGCATTGGTCAACAGCGGCGGCAGCAAGACTGAAGGCCTCGACTTCACCTTGTCCTACACCATGGAGACGTTCGGCGGCCGAGCCAATTTCCAGACATCATGGACTCATCTGCTGGCCAAGGGGAACACCCCGCTCGCGGGTGATCCTTATGACAATTCGATGGGCGAACTCGGCACACCGAAGGATGCGGCAAGCGCCAGCATCAGCTGGGACAACGACACCGTCGGCTTTACCGTCAGCGGCGAATATATCGGCAAGACCTATCTGGATTATGAGAATTTCCAGACGCGCTACGTGCTCGCCGATGGCTCGCTGCCCGACAAGGAGCTCTTCGCGATCGACAGCATCATCTACACCGATGCCCAGGTCCGCTTCAAAGTCATGGACACGATGCAGTTCTTCGTCGGCGTGAAGAACCTGTTCGATGTCGAGCGGCCGCCGCTCTACACCGGCGTCGCCGGTAACGTGAACGGCAGCTTCGACCCGATCGGTCGCCGCTTCTATGCCGGTGCGCGCCTGAAGTTCTGA
- a CDS encoding MFS transporter, with translation MTTAAADREDWKNTILAGLANYIDAGSIVAGAAALALWVKAYGLSTDFVGLIGAFGPNAIAAGIGALIGGRLCDLFGRKRIYQYDMLFYAFGMLWLVFAVNAWMIVIGFFLVGLAVGADIPASWSLIAEMAPDKKRGKHSGVAQVLWYLGPVVVLVMFLVLEPLGLLGARIVFAHLAILALALTFLRSRMQESQRWVEAQQSGEVAKRGRWQDLFTRQHIGSMAFLTGMYLFWNLWAGTNGFFFPYILSTVGNQSHAMSVAVLALSFIIGMGSIFFIFMKLADKVNQRLLFGVSAIIQIFGMSLLALFPLTLPLAIIHVVLMSVGQGFGAQCFFQLWSSEMFPTALRATAQGVMFAVVRIALGIFAFFVPFLTATGFTTLAWILVGFLTISGIIGFIWAPRNEGKSLEQLDAERAAA, from the coding sequence ATGACGACCGCCGCCGCCGACCGGGAGGACTGGAAGAACACCATCCTCGCCGGACTCGCCAATTACATCGACGCCGGGTCGATCGTCGCGGGTGCGGCAGCGCTGGCCCTGTGGGTCAAGGCCTATGGTCTTTCCACGGATTTCGTCGGCCTGATCGGCGCTTTCGGCCCTAACGCCATCGCCGCAGGCATCGGCGCGCTGATCGGCGGGCGACTGTGCGACCTGTTCGGGCGCAAGCGCATCTATCAATACGACATGCTGTTCTATGCATTCGGGATGTTGTGGCTCGTCTTTGCCGTCAACGCGTGGATGATCGTGATCGGCTTCTTCCTCGTCGGCCTCGCCGTCGGTGCCGACATCCCCGCCAGCTGGTCGCTGATCGCGGAGATGGCGCCGGACAAAAAGCGCGGCAAGCACAGCGGTGTGGCACAGGTGCTGTGGTATCTCGGCCCGGTCGTCGTTCTGGTCATGTTTCTCGTGCTCGAACCGCTCGGCCTGCTCGGCGCGCGGATCGTGTTCGCGCACCTTGCCATCCTTGCGCTCGCGCTCACCTTCCTTCGCTCACGAATGCAGGAATCGCAGCGTTGGGTGGAGGCGCAGCAAAGCGGCGAAGTCGCCAAGCGCGGGCGCTGGCAGGATCTGTTCACGCGTCAGCATATTGGGTCGATGGCATTTCTGACCGGCATGTATCTATTCTGGAACCTGTGGGCCGGCACCAATGGTTTCTTCTTCCCCTATATTCTCAGCACCGTTGGTAATCAGAGCCACGCCATGTCGGTCGCGGTGCTGGCGCTCAGCTTCATCATCGGCATGGGATCGATCTTTTTCATCTTCATGAAGCTGGCGGACAAGGTGAACCAGCGGCTGTTGTTCGGCGTTTCCGCGATCATTCAGATCTTCGGCATGTCGCTGCTGGCGCTGTTCCCGCTGACGTTGCCGCTTGCAATCATCCATGTCGTGCTGATGTCGGTGGGCCAGGGGTTTGGCGCGCAATGTTTCTTTCAGCTGTGGAGTTCGGAGATGTTCCCCACCGCACTACGCGCGACCGCACAAGGCGTGATGTTCGCGGTCGTGCGGATTGCGCTCGGAATCTTCGCCTTCTTCGTGCCGTTCTTGACTGCCACCGGCTTCACCACCCTGGCATGGATCCTCGTCGGCTTCCTCACGATCAGCGGGATCATCGGCTTCATTTGGGCGCCGCGTAACGAGGGCAAGTCGCTCGAACAGCTCGACGCCGAGCGCGCGGCTGCATGA
- a CDS encoding DUF5060 domain-containing protein: MSVSRRQMLKSGLIAAGAAASPVLAQDREIKRTARWGVHELVFDGPSTGNPFVDVQIAAIFKGAGKTILVPGFYDGKGVYRVRFSPPEIGDWRWETESSASELAHKRGRFECIAPATGNHGPMRVTQDGYHFAYTDGTPYRLIGTTCYAWALQSDAKCAQTLETLKGAPFNKLRMLVTPNVESVATNPFVRTGPGPRDWDATRFDPDYFRRYEDRIVRLGQLGIEADVILFHPYDEKRGYNDMKRADDERYVRYCAARWGAYAHLWWSMGNEYDAVKTKSMDDWDHLFQILVAADPHDRLRSIHQINTYYDHRKPWITHASVQNGAAVLDDNRAAIHREFVLKPVVFDEVVYEGNSDKRWGQLTGEQMVERFWWGVIGGTYVGHSETFDANRNADYSWLGQGGKLQGTSAPRLAFLRKIMEDGPIPGIDPIQHLWDYHLGGQPNEYYLKYFGATAPAEWKVVLPGRRGDSKHSFRADIIDTWNMTITPVEGVFRMQQSGDYDVRDPARPSIALPGKPWIAIRMVKV; the protein is encoded by the coding sequence GTGAGCGTATCGCGTCGCCAGATGTTGAAGAGCGGCCTGATCGCCGCTGGTGCCGCCGCCTCGCCCGTGCTGGCGCAGGACCGCGAGATCAAGCGCACCGCGCGCTGGGGCGTGCACGAACTGGTGTTCGACGGGCCATCGACCGGCAACCCGTTTGTCGATGTCCAGATCGCCGCCATCTTCAAGGGCGCGGGCAAGACCATCCTCGTGCCCGGTTTCTACGACGGCAAGGGCGTCTATCGCGTCCGCTTCAGCCCGCCGGAGATCGGCGACTGGCGCTGGGAAACCGAAAGCAGCGCGAGCGAGCTGGCGCATAAGCGCGGCCGTTTTGAATGTATCGCGCCCGCGACCGGCAATCACGGCCCGATGCGCGTCACGCAGGACGGCTATCACTTCGCTTATACCGACGGCACGCCGTACCGCCTGATCGGCACGACCTGCTACGCTTGGGCGCTCCAGTCCGACGCCAAATGCGCGCAGACACTGGAGACGCTGAAGGGCGCACCGTTCAACAAGCTGCGGATGCTGGTGACGCCGAACGTCGAATCGGTGGCGACCAACCCGTTCGTCCGCACCGGCCCCGGCCCGCGCGACTGGGACGCGACGCGCTTCGACCCCGATTATTTCCGCCGTTACGAGGATCGCATCGTCCGCCTGGGGCAATTGGGGATCGAGGCCGACGTCATCCTGTTCCACCCCTATGACGAAAAGCGCGGCTATAACGACATGAAGCGCGCCGATGACGAGCGCTATGTCCGCTACTGCGCCGCGCGCTGGGGTGCCTATGCCCATCTCTGGTGGTCGATGGGCAATGAATATGATGCGGTGAAAACCAAGTCGATGGACGACTGGGATCATCTGTTCCAGATTCTCGTTGCCGCCGACCCGCACGACCGGCTGCGCTCGATCCATCAGATCAACACCTATTACGATCACCGCAAGCCGTGGATCACCCATGCCAGTGTCCAGAATGGCGCAGCGGTGCTCGACGACAACCGCGCCGCGATCCACCGCGAGTTCGTGCTGAAGCCGGTGGTGTTCGACGAGGTCGTTTACGAGGGCAATTCGGACAAACGCTGGGGTCAGCTGACCGGCGAACAGATGGTCGAGCGCTTCTGGTGGGGGGTGATCGGCGGCACCTATGTCGGCCACAGCGAAACCTTCGACGCCAACCGCAACGCCGATTATTCCTGGCTGGGGCAAGGCGGCAAGCTTCAGGGGACCAGCGCCCCACGCCTCGCCTTTTTGCGCAAGATCATGGAGGACGGCCCGATACCTGGCATCGACCCGATCCAGCATCTGTGGGACTACCATCTCGGCGGCCAGCCCAACGAATATTATCTGAAATATTTCGGGGCGACCGCGCCAGCCGAATGGAAAGTCGTCCTGCCCGGCCGCCGCGGCGATTCCAAGCACAGCTTCCGTGCCGACATCATCGACACCTGGAACATGACGATCACCCCGGTCGAGGGGGTGTTCCGGATGCAGCAGAGTGGCGACTATGACGTGCGCGATCCCGCCCGGCCCAGCATCGCGCTTCCTGGCAAACCGTGGATTGCGATCCGCATGGTCAAGGTCTGA
- a CDS encoding transketolase, which yields MRRRLLKMIVDAGQGHPGGDLSSADIVAALYFDILRIDGSSPTAPDRDRFVLSKGHCTGALYTALAGAGFFPEAELDSYLKPESRLNGHPNRKYLPGIETNTGPLGHGLPVAVGIAVAGQIDNADYRVFVVTGDGELQEGSMWEAAMFAGHRGLGNLTVIVDRNRLQQGAGTEDTNGLEPLADKWRAFGWDVVGVNGHDHAALLVAFDAAAEPRSKPRVIIADTIKGRGVSFMENQAGWHHGVPNADQYAQALSELEAELKS from the coding sequence ATGCGCCGTCGCCTCCTCAAGATGATCGTCGATGCCGGACAGGGCCACCCCGGTGGCGACCTTTCGTCCGCCGACATCGTCGCTGCCCTCTATTTCGACATTCTTCGTATCGACGGGTCCTCCCCTACCGCCCCGGACCGCGACCGTTTCGTATTGAGCAAAGGTCATTGCACCGGCGCACTTTACACGGCGCTGGCCGGGGCGGGTTTCTTTCCGGAGGCCGAACTCGATAGCTATCTCAAGCCAGAATCGCGGCTCAACGGTCACCCCAACCGGAAATACCTGCCCGGCATCGAAACCAATACCGGCCCGCTCGGCCATGGGCTGCCAGTCGCGGTCGGCATCGCCGTCGCGGGGCAGATCGACAATGCCGATTATCGCGTTTTCGTGGTCACTGGCGATGGCGAGTTGCAGGAAGGCAGCATGTGGGAAGCGGCGATGTTCGCCGGTCACCGCGGTCTCGGCAACCTGACCGTCATCGTCGATCGCAACCGCCTGCAACAGGGCGCGGGGACCGAGGATACCAACGGGCTTGAACCGCTCGCCGACAAATGGCGCGCATTCGGCTGGGACGTCGTCGGCGTCAACGGCCACGACCACGCGGCCTTGCTCGTCGCATTCGACGCCGCAGCCGAACCGCGCAGCAAGCCCCGCGTCATCATCGCCGACACGATCAAGGGTCGCGGCGTCAGCTTCATGGAGAATCAGGCTGGCTGGCATCACGGCGTCCCGAATGCCGATCAATATGCACAGGCGCTGAGCGAACTCGAAGCGGAACTGAAATCGTGA
- a CDS encoding transketolase family protein: MKDVTAPAQGPAMFDCRDAYVRTVEELAANDDRIVAVVNDSVGSSKLGKFRDRFPTRLVNVGIAEQNMVGVGAGLANGGKIPFVSGAGCFLTARAMEQIKVDCAYAEANVKLCGISSGVAYGELGATHHSIEDVAWLRAIDKLTVIVPSDPWETAEAIKAAAAFDGPVYIKISRMPVPELARANPAFKIGKGEVLRDGGDIAIIANGTLVHRALAAAEALAEEGIAARVINMATVSPIDTDIIAAAAATGAIVTAEEGLAAGGLGGAVAEYCAQHAPTRMRMIGFPGFLPTGSAKWLMEHFGLSADGIAAAARDLLGARGN; the protein is encoded by the coding sequence GTGAAGGACGTCACCGCCCCCGCCCAAGGTCCTGCAATGTTCGATTGCCGCGACGCCTATGTCCGCACAGTTGAGGAACTCGCCGCCAACGACGACCGCATCGTCGCCGTGGTCAATGATTCGGTCGGCTCGTCCAAGCTTGGCAAATTCCGCGACCGTTTTCCCACGCGCCTGGTCAATGTCGGCATCGCCGAACAGAATATGGTCGGCGTCGGCGCGGGCCTTGCGAACGGCGGCAAGATTCCGTTCGTCAGTGGTGCCGGCTGCTTCCTCACCGCCCGTGCGATGGAGCAGATCAAGGTCGATTGCGCCTATGCCGAAGCCAATGTGAAGTTGTGCGGCATCTCGTCCGGCGTCGCTTATGGCGAACTGGGTGCCACGCATCACAGCATCGAGGATGTCGCATGGCTGCGCGCCATCGACAAGCTGACCGTGATCGTGCCCTCGGACCCGTGGGAGACTGCTGAGGCGATCAAGGCCGCCGCAGCATTCGACGGCCCGGTCTATATCAAGATCAGCCGCATGCCGGTGCCTGAACTGGCACGCGCAAACCCGGCGTTCAAGATCGGCAAGGGCGAAGTCCTGCGCGACGGCGGCGACATCGCCATCATCGCCAACGGCACATTGGTCCACCGCGCGCTTGCCGCCGCCGAAGCGCTGGCGGAGGAAGGGATCGCTGCGCGCGTCATCAACATGGCAACCGTCTCGCCGATTGACACCGATATCATCGCCGCCGCCGCCGCGACCGGCGCGATCGTCACTGCCGAAGAGGGCCTCGCCGCTGGTGGCCTTGGCGGTGCGGTTGCGGAGTACTGCGCGCAGCACGCCCCGACACGGATGCGCATGATCGGCTTTCCCGGCTTCCTGCCGACCGGTTCGGCGAAGTGGCTGATGGAGCATTTCGGCCTGTCCGCCGACGGCATCGCCGCGGCCGCGCGCGACCTGCTGGGCGCACGGGGCAACTGA
- a CDS encoding glycoside hydrolase family 28 protein gives MIERRDLLAGGAASLLLASTRAQAKVPDSWAPVAAILARIRPPSFPARTFDIRRFGADPASKAKTTAAIRSAIGACARAGGGRVLIPAGAWPSAAIQLASRVDLHIAAGATLRFSNDPNDYLPMVLTRFEGVECMNYAPMIYAYGARDVAITGTGTIDAQASIDNWWSWLTHTDRAIVAGRTEGKNRLARLAEQGVPPQQRLLGPGAYHRPSFIQPYRCTNVLIDGPTITGSPMWIVHPVLCRNVTVRNIVIRSLGPNNDGCNPESCRDVLIEQCDFSAGDDCIAVKSGRNFDGRRVNTPSENIVVQNCRMRDGHGGVSLGSEASGGIRNVYVRNCRMGGSDLERALRLKSNSHRGGYIDNIVFRDIAIDGVNEAVLQVSLHYGEGAGGRFMPARVGGVLMENITCRASEYGVDLQGYPELPITNIRLRDCTFTGVRKGNRISHGDAVAARTTINGRAWTGETDRRVS, from the coding sequence ATGATTGAACGGCGAGACTTGCTGGCGGGAGGGGCAGCCTCGCTGCTTCTCGCCAGCACCCGTGCCCAAGCGAAGGTTCCCGACAGCTGGGCACCCGTCGCAGCGATCCTCGCCCGCATCCGTCCGCCCAGCTTCCCCGCGCGGACTTTCGACATTCGCCGCTTCGGTGCCGACCCCGCCAGCAAGGCGAAGACCACCGCTGCGATCCGCTCCGCCATCGGCGCCTGCGCGCGCGCGGGCGGAGGCCGCGTGCTGATCCCGGCGGGCGCCTGGCCCAGCGCCGCGATCCAGCTTGCCAGCCGGGTCGATCTCCACATCGCGGCGGGTGCCACCCTGCGGTTCTCGAACGATCCGAACGACTATCTGCCGATGGTGCTCACCCGGTTCGAGGGCGTCGAGTGCATGAACTATGCACCGATGATCTATGCCTATGGCGCGCGCGACGTTGCGATCACCGGAACCGGCACGATCGATGCGCAGGCCAGCATCGACAATTGGTGGAGCTGGCTCACCCACACCGACCGCGCGATCGTCGCCGGGCGCACCGAGGGCAAGAACCGCCTCGCCCGCCTCGCCGAACAGGGGGTTCCGCCGCAACAACGTCTGCTCGGCCCCGGCGCATACCATCGCCCGAGCTTCATTCAGCCCTATCGCTGCACCAATGTCCTGATCGACGGCCCAACGATCACCGGATCGCCAATGTGGATCGTCCACCCGGTACTGTGCCGCAACGTCACCGTCCGCAACATCGTCATCCGGTCGCTCGGCCCGAACAATGACGGCTGCAATCCCGAATCCTGCCGCGACGTGCTGATCGAGCAATGCGACTTCTCCGCTGGCGATGATTGCATTGCTGTTAAGAGCGGTCGCAACTTCGACGGCCGCCGAGTGAACACGCCGAGCGAGAACATCGTCGTCCAGAATTGCCGAATGCGCGACGGTCATGGCGGCGTCTCGCTCGGCAGTGAGGCGTCGGGCGGCATCCGCAATGTCTATGTCCGCAACTGCCGCATGGGCGGGTCGGACTTGGAACGCGCGCTCCGGCTCAAGAGCAACTCCCACCGTGGCGGCTATATCGACAATATCGTGTTCCGTGACATCGCCATCGACGGCGTCAACGAAGCGGTGCTGCAAGTCAGCCTCCATTATGGCGAAGGCGCCGGTGGCCGCTTCATGCCCGCGCGCGTCGGGGGCGTGCTGATGGAAAACATCACCTGTCGCGCCAGCGAATATGGCGTCGACCTGCAAGGCTATCCCGAGCTTCCGATCACCAACATCCGCCTGCGCGACTGCACCTTTACCGGCGTGCGCAAGGGCAACCGCATTTCGCATGGCGATGCCGTCGCTGCACGCACCACCATCAATGGCCGGGCATGGACCGGCGAGACCGACAGGAGAGTATCGTGA
- a CDS encoding FGGY family carbohydrate kinase, protein MTGPVILALDQGTTNTKALLVAPDGSVLASRSRAMQVSYPQPGWAEQSASDIWEAVAALIAELVAAAPDVTVAALAISNQRETVILWETATGRPLAPAVIWQCQRSADRCAALRAAGHADEIAARSGLGIDPLFPAAKIAWLLDSIPGARDRAAAGEIKCGTVDSWLLWNLTGGTVHATDHSNASRTQLFNLDTLDWDGELARIFDVPLNILPRIAPSDGGFGTVAPGLTALPAGTPVQVMLGDSHAALFAHGIDAPGRAKATIGTGSSLMAATAARVHSSHGLSGTIAWSRGDGTVQHALEGNISVSGHAAAFATTLLGLADEEALTALATSVETSDGVVFVPALAGLGAPHWQTAARGTISGMTLATRPAHVARATLEAIALQIGDVLDAIEADLGIALPELSIDGGAARNPLLAQLLADLLRRGIVRPAIAEASALGVARLAAQALGIAEPGTGASPDRFEPRLSAERRDAVRARWRHAVATVIASAEATETG, encoded by the coding sequence ATGACCGGCCCCGTCATCCTTGCCCTCGATCAGGGGACGACGAATACCAAGGCGCTGCTGGTCGCGCCTGACGGATCGGTGCTGGCGTCGCGTTCGCGCGCGATGCAGGTCAGCTATCCGCAGCCGGGCTGGGCCGAACAATCCGCGTCCGATATTTGGGAAGCGGTCGCGGCCCTCATCGCCGAACTGGTCGCCGCCGCCCCCGATGTAACAGTCGCCGCACTAGCCATCTCGAACCAGCGCGAAACCGTCATTCTTTGGGAAACCGCCACAGGTCGCCCGCTCGCCCCCGCCGTGATCTGGCAGTGCCAGCGCTCCGCCGATCGCTGCGCCGCGCTCCGCGCCGCCGGTCATGCGGACGAAATCGCCGCGCGTTCCGGCCTCGGCATCGACCCGCTCTTCCCCGCCGCGAAAATCGCCTGGCTGCTCGACTCGATCCCCGGCGCGCGTGACCGCGCAGCGGCGGGCGAAATCAAATGCGGCACGGTCGATAGCTGGCTGCTGTGGAACCTCACTGGCGGCACGGTCCACGCAACCGACCACAGCAATGCCTCCCGCACGCAGCTGTTCAACCTCGACACGCTCGATTGGGACGGCGAACTCGCACGCATCTTCGATGTGCCGCTGAACATCCTGCCGCGCATCGCACCGTCCGACGGCGGTTTCGGCACCGTCGCCCCCGGCCTTACCGCATTACCCGCAGGCACCCCGGTGCAAGTGATGCTCGGCGACAGCCACGCCGCCCTGTTCGCGCACGGCATCGACGCACCGGGCCGCGCCAAGGCGACGATCGGCACCGGCAGTTCGCTGATGGCCGCCACCGCCGCCCGCGTCCATTCCTCGCACGGCCTGTCCGGCACGATCGCCTGGAGCCGCGGCGATGGCACCGTCCAGCACGCGCTTGAAGGAAACATCTCCGTCTCCGGCCACGCCGCCGCCTTCGCCACCACACTGCTTGGTCTCGCTGACGAGGAAGCGCTGACCGCCCTCGCCACCAGCGTCGAAACCAGCGACGGCGTCGTGTTCGTCCCCGCGCTCGCCGGTCTCGGCGCACCGCACTGGCAGACGGCGGCACGCGGCACGATCTCGGGCATGACGCTCGCCACCCGCCCCGCGCATGTCGCCCGCGCTACGCTGGAGGCAATCGCACTCCAGATCGGCGACGTGCTCGACGCGATCGAGGCCGATCTGGGCATCGCCCTGCCCGAATTGTCGATCGACGGCGGCGCGGCGCGCAACCCGCTGCTCGCGCAACTGCTCGCCGATCTGCTGCGCCGAGGCATCGTCCGCCCTGCAATCGCGGAGGCCAGTGCACTCGGCGTCGCCCGGCTCGCGGCACAGGCACTCGGCATCGCTGAACCCGGCACCGGCGCATCGCCCGACCGGTTCGAGCCGCGCCTTTCAGCGGAGCGGCGTGACGCCGTCCGCGCCCGCTGGCGACACGCCGTCGCCACCGTAATCGCCAGCGCAGAGGCCACCGAAACCGGCTGA